The Bacillaceae bacterium IKA-2 DNA window ATTCTTCATCCGATAATGGTCCTTGTTTTGCTAATATTTTGTTTGGTATCATCATCTTACCCACATCGTGCAAAATAGCTCCTATACCAATTTCAAATAACTGCTTTTCTGTATAGCCTAGCGCTCTCCCTATCCCAAGCGCATAAATGGTAACATTTAACGAATGGGTAAAGATATATGAGTCGTGACAAAAGACGTCAGATAATATTGAAATAATATTGTTACTTTTTTTAATATCCGTCAATATATTTTTCAAAACTTTAGAAAAACTTTTACTAAAATATAACGTATTTAAAGAACGACCCATTATATAATGATTAGAAATTTGGGAGAATTCTGTTTTTATCGTACCTACTGCTTCCATACGAGTCTGGTCTGAAATTATATTATTAATTTCGATATCTTTTGTATCTTCTTCTTCAAGATACACATAACCAACGTCTAGCTCAACCAATCTCCTAATAACCCTTTGCGATAAAGGTATCCTTGCCTGAACGAGAATCTTACCATTTTCATGATGGACAGCCTTACTTAATTGATCATTTTCTTTTAACGATTTAGGTGTGACTAGTCTCATATTTCTTACTCCTACTCTGAACATCCTAAGAATATGTATCCATAGATTACCACTATTATACCGGAGAATCAGTCTACTATGTTAATAATAAATTATTTTTAAATATGTATTTTATATATTTCACTTGTCATCAAATTATCTAGTTGAATTATGTGAAAAATAAAAAACCAGTTGATCTAATTTTTTTCAGATCAACTGGTTCTTAAGTTAAATTTTACAGCATTTTTAATAAAGCGTCTCGACCCTTCATACCAGCAGTTATTCCTAATTCTTCGGCAGCTAATGTCACTGATTCCAAAGGAGCATTAATTAATTGTTCAATAGTCCTAACTCCAACAGCCCTGCCAGCAATAATTTTTCGTTCCCTCAACTTTTGATTACTATTAAAAAGAGCTACGTCTAACGCTCCACACATGATATAACCTTTATTATTCGTTACAGCCATTAAATTTGTTTTCGGCAATTTCATTTGCACGGCCGTAAACTGATGGCCATCAATCATGATCGGTTCCATTTCAAGCATTGTTCACACTCCTAACAGTTATTCCTGTTTGTAGGATACGAACCTAAAGTCCGTCCTCATTATCAAAGTATGAAATTATGCTAAAAAAGTGCATTCATCGCCATCCGCAAATGACTATTTTTAAGAAAAAGTTGGAAAGGTGGAAAGGTGGAAAGGGGAAAGGTGGAAAAAGGTCAAAAGCTTTAAGGGCAGTTGGATAGTTGGTTAGGAAGGTCAAAAGCTTTAAGGGCGGTTGGATTATCTCTTGCTCTTGCCCTTTCTTTCCAACTTTCCAACTAACCAACTAATTACTTTTTTTCAGCTTCCACGCCAATAAATCTCTTAGCAACTCTGGCATATAATATTTTTTTATTTTTGCTGCTGATATAGCCGGGAACAGATGACCAAATGTAAACATATCCAAGGTCGCTACCTCATATGTGCGTTTAAGGTTTATTGGCCGCCCATTTATTTTTATATTTGTAATATGAGTTAAACCGTCATTCAGTAGTTTCATTTCATATGTTACGCCGTCAAACTCCATGAAGCCGAAAACTTTACCTCTAAATCCAAATCCTCTAATTTCTTTATAAATAATTTCTTCAGAAAGAACATATTGAATCGTTTCCTTTAAGATGGCGCCACTGATTTCAACTTTGCACGGATTGATCGGGTGGGGACAAACGCGATGTAAATCTGCTTTGGTTACAGGACCTGCTTTTAAGCTATCCAGCAAAGTCCCTGAATTAACCATCCCGATTTCTCCCCCGCACCAATCTTTTAAAGCTGCCGCTAGCAATACAGCAAACGGACTTGATTTCAACCAAGAAACAGGCAGTCCTTCTTCAATAGAAGTAACTTTTTCTTCAAGATTTTTCTGTTCCTTTACTTGCAGGATCGCAATTTTTTTTTCTGTTTCATGATCAGCTGGAAAATCATTCACGACAACACATTTGGCCTCATAACCAGTGATTTTCTTTGTTTCATTATCATATGTAATCGAAAGCTGACCAACATACTGACCAAATTTCCCTGCTTGATGAATAATCGATTCGTTCACAAACATTCCACTTTCAAGAACATGATGGGTATGTGCTCCTAAAATAATATCTATTCCAGCAATTTGATTCGCTACTTGTTCATCAAAATTTAATCCTAGATGAGATAAAAAAATGACAATATCCGCCTGTTCACGAACAGTTTTGATAATTGCCGGTAAGCTTTGGAACGGATCTTCAATTAGCCAACCCAATGCATGATAAAAAGGCTTGAAGGGAATTGTCATACCGATCACTCCAACGGTTAAATCCTTCGTCATTTTAATGATCTCATACGGTTTTAGCCAATCAGGACGTTCACCATTCTCATGAAACAAATTTGCAACTAAAACAGGAAAGTTTGCTCGTTCGTAAAGCTCACTTAGCGACTCTTTTGAAAGAGTTATCCCTTCATTATTTCCAATTGTTGCACTGTGATAGCCTACTTCATTCATTAGCTCAACATTTGCCTTCCCCAAAGTAGCTTCAGTTATCGGATGAACCCGGTCAGAATGATCACCAATATCAAAAACTAATACCTCACAACCCTTTAGTTTAGCTAAATATCGCTTTTCATTGATTAATGAAATCATTTTTGGCCACTGCTCTAAATGACTATGCAAATCATTTGTATGTAAAATTTGAATTTCAGTAGTACCCAAAAGAATCACCGCTTTGCTAGTAATTATAAAATTCCAATCCCTTGATAAATCAATCTTAATCCAATAATAACTAGGAAGATACGTAATAGATTGACGATTGTATCGCTTTTGAGTCGTTGATTAATCGCTGCACCTAGTTTTCCACCAAACCAAGCTCCCGGAACTAGTGCCAATGCATATAACCAATTAACATTCCCTAAGGCTATATGCGTAACAGAACTTAAACTAGCCGACAAAAGAATCATAAACATCGAAGTTGCAATTGCACGGTGTGCTGGAAAGCCAAATAGCAAAATCATTGCCGGAACCATTAGTGAGCCGCCACCAATTCCAAACAAACCGGAACACA harbors:
- a CDS encoding bifunctional UDP-sugar hydrolase/5'-nucleotidase, whose translation is MGTTEIQILHTNDLHSHLEQWPKMISLINEKRYLAKLKGCEVLVFDIGDHSDRVHPITEATLGKANVELMNEVGYHSATIGNNEGITLSKESLSELYERANFPVLVANLFHENGERPDWLKPYEIIKMTKDLTVGVIGMTIPFKPFYHALGWLIEDPFQSLPAIIKTVREQADIVIFLSHLGLNFDEQVANQIAGIDIILGAHTHHVLESGMFVNESIIHQAGKFGQYVGQLSITYDNETKKITGYEAKCVVVNDFPADHETEKKIAILQVKEQKNLEEKVTSIEEGLPVSWLKSSPFAVLLAAALKDWCGGEIGMVNSGTLLDSLKAGPVTKADLHRVCPHPINPCKVEISGAILKETIQYVLSEEIIYKEIRGFGFRGKVFGFMEFDGVTYEMKLLNDGLTHITNIKINGRPINLKRTYEVATLDMFTFGHLFPAISAAKIKKYYMPELLRDLLAWKLKKSN
- a CDS encoding DUF1805 domain-containing protein, whose product is MLEMEPIMIDGHQFTAVQMKLPKTNLMAVTNNKGYIMCGALDVALFNSNQKLRERKIIAGRAVGVRTIEQLINAPLESVTLAAEELGITAGMKGRDALLKML
- a CDS encoding HD-GYP domain-containing protein, with product MRLVTPKSLKENDQLSKAVHHENGKILVQARIPLSQRVIRRLVELDVGYVYLEEEDTKDIEINNIISDQTRMEAVGTIKTEFSQISNHYIMGRSLNTLYFSKSFSKVLKNILTDIKKSNNIISILSDVFCHDSYIFTHSLNVTIYALGIGRALGYTEKQLFEIGIGAILHDVGKMMIPNKILAKQGPLSDEEFLIIKGHARAGFDLLRNAPNISLLAAHCAFQHHERLNGTGYPQGLCGGKIHPYAKILAVADVFDAVTSKRVYREALLPHEGLELLYAGAGTLFDINIVEVFSKTIAIYPIGITVYLNDHRKGVVSAQNKFFGMRPIVRILEENGQKVQPYEVDLLKVRNITIIECEARLTAE